In one window of Opitutus sp. GAS368 DNA:
- a CDS encoding zinc ribbon domain-containing protein codes for MNPSTCQSCGKPIKKAVDRGTNLNGSLSLKYCAQCYSMGEFTPPDITAAQMQERVVGKMREMGLPGFLAKFLARNVPKLERWTRPPGPRS; via the coding sequence ATGAACCCATCCACCTGCCAGAGTTGCGGCAAGCCGATCAAGAAAGCGGTCGATCGCGGCACAAACTTGAACGGCAGCCTGTCGCTCAAATACTGCGCGCAGTGCTACTCGATGGGCGAATTCACGCCGCCGGACATCACCGCGGCCCAGATGCAGGAGCGCGTCGTGGGCAAGATGCGCGAGATGGGCTTGCCGGGTTTCCTCGCGAAGTTCTTGGCCCGGAATGTCCCCAAGCTCGAGCGCTGGACCCGCCCGCCGGGGCCGCGGAGCTGA
- a CDS encoding TonB-dependent receptor — protein MTALNRRPAGLFAWCLALSAVTALAQTTPPPKKEEVVELSPFEVKSQENRGYIAAETMTGTRVATQIKDLPYTVNVLTSEFFEDFGMFQLDDTLTQVGGLTGLDIGGGFNLRGFSSTSQLRDGFYRLGRYGETNVDRIEIIKGPNAGIYGRTSPGGMVNMISKAPNPKDSQKFTLRYGSFDTSQGTFEATGTVGSPRTYYIVIASQFNRGADQPWFHIRENQGFLAVKHDFDNGGHLLVSAEYFMQYRNAPQTSAPIITDQKNSAVNTVFEVIGYAKNLAKYNAFGPNSELNRSSQTGFLAYDKKLTDVFSIRLGGQVFQARRWDYNQNTGFGAITINSLTAANNLTSTRGATPNRGLIFENGGGVQLDTVARYNLFDGAVANKTLVTIDANDYYRYDPTRNSGATAALAAWGAAGSGRVVALNPDYTPTAPLTYFSSSLADGGQGALTRYTRRRATVYGGQFRQESHWLKDTLLTYFGLRYDNVKFRERDYLTTINGVVPTLATPNIVNRSVTQSKPNIGALYKVKENFRVYANYSESYFINQTDNPIDIANPLYKPETAKGWDYGIKGSLLDDRLNYTLGAYNIRRFNVRVTDSIESPVGSGNFVTVTQPDGDQKDTGWEADVNWTIDRAWSTGLSYGHVQAIYTNFGSARPEAVGRKVQNISPENGGVYLKFSGSEGMLKGFSANVGVTYVSETNTEAPDAGDTVAIIAGVPTVTRSTNQWKLTVPAFTLWNVGLTYRWKQGAHADHTLRLNVNNVFDKDYLKVSKNIGDPRGIYLSYTLGFSGLLTH, from the coding sequence ATGACCGCATTGAACCGCCGGCCCGCCGGTTTGTTCGCGTGGTGTCTGGCGCTGAGCGCCGTCACTGCGCTCGCCCAGACCACCCCCCCGCCTAAGAAGGAAGAGGTCGTCGAACTTTCCCCCTTTGAGGTCAAATCCCAGGAGAACCGCGGCTACATCGCCGCGGAAACCATGACCGGCACGCGCGTGGCCACCCAGATCAAGGATCTGCCCTACACCGTGAACGTCCTCACCAGCGAGTTCTTCGAGGATTTCGGCATGTTCCAGCTGGACGACACGCTGACCCAGGTCGGCGGCCTCACCGGCCTCGACATCGGCGGCGGCTTCAATCTCCGCGGCTTCAGTTCCACCTCCCAGCTGCGCGACGGCTTCTACCGGCTCGGCCGCTACGGCGAGACGAACGTCGACCGCATCGAGATCATCAAGGGCCCGAACGCCGGCATCTACGGCCGCACCTCGCCTGGCGGCATGGTCAACATGATCTCGAAGGCGCCGAACCCGAAGGATTCCCAGAAGTTCACCCTGCGCTACGGCAGCTTTGACACCAGCCAGGGCACGTTCGAGGCGACGGGCACCGTCGGCTCGCCCCGGACCTACTACATCGTCATCGCCAGCCAGTTCAACCGCGGCGCCGACCAGCCCTGGTTCCACATCCGCGAGAACCAGGGTTTCCTCGCCGTGAAGCATGACTTCGACAACGGCGGCCACCTGCTGGTCTCCGCGGAGTATTTCATGCAATACCGCAACGCCCCGCAGACCTCCGCGCCGATCATCACCGACCAGAAGAACTCCGCGGTCAACACGGTCTTCGAGGTGATCGGCTACGCCAAGAATCTCGCCAAATACAACGCCTTCGGCCCGAACAGTGAACTCAACCGCAGCTCCCAGACCGGCTTCCTCGCCTACGACAAGAAGCTGACCGACGTGTTCAGTATCCGCCTCGGCGGCCAGGTCTTCCAGGCCCGGCGCTGGGACTACAACCAGAACACGGGGTTCGGCGCCATCACCATCAACAGCCTCACGGCGGCCAACAACCTCACCTCGACGCGCGGCGCCACGCCCAACCGCGGCCTGATCTTCGAAAACGGCGGCGGCGTCCAGCTGGACACCGTGGCCCGCTACAACCTGTTCGACGGCGCGGTCGCCAACAAGACCCTCGTGACCATCGACGCCAACGACTACTATCGCTACGATCCCACGCGCAACAGCGGCGCCACCGCCGCCCTGGCGGCCTGGGGTGCGGCCGGCTCGGGCCGCGTGGTTGCCCTCAATCCCGATTACACGCCCACCGCCCCGCTCACCTATTTCTCCTCGAGCCTGGCCGACGGCGGCCAGGGCGCCCTCACCCGTTACACCCGGCGCCGGGCCACCGTCTATGGCGGCCAGTTCCGCCAGGAGTCCCACTGGCTCAAGGACACGCTGCTGACTTATTTCGGGCTGCGCTATGACAACGTGAAGTTCCGGGAGCGGGACTACCTGACCACGATCAACGGCGTCGTGCCGACCCTCGCCACGCCCAACATCGTGAACCGCTCCGTCACCCAGTCGAAGCCCAACATCGGCGCGCTCTACAAGGTGAAGGAAAACTTCCGCGTCTACGCCAACTACAGCGAAAGCTACTTCATCAACCAGACGGACAATCCCATCGACATCGCCAACCCGCTCTACAAGCCCGAGACCGCCAAGGGCTGGGACTACGGCATCAAGGGCTCCCTCTTGGACGACCGTCTGAATTACACCCTCGGCGCCTACAACATCCGCCGCTTCAACGTGCGCGTGACCGACTCGATCGAGAGCCCCGTCGGCTCGGGCAACTTCGTGACCGTCACCCAGCCGGATGGCGACCAGAAGGACACCGGCTGGGAAGCCGACGTCAACTGGACCATCGACCGCGCCTGGTCCACCGGTTTAAGCTACGGCCATGTGCAGGCCATCTACACGAATTTCGGCTCGGCCCGGCCGGAGGCCGTCGGCCGCAAGGTGCAGAACATCTCGCCGGAGAACGGCGGCGTCTACCTCAAGTTCAGCGGCTCCGAGGGCATGTTGAAGGGCTTCTCGGCCAACGTCGGCGTGACCTACGTGTCGGAAACCAACACCGAGGCGCCGGATGCCGGCGACACCGTCGCGATCATCGCCGGCGTGCCCACCGTGACCCGCAGCACCAACCAGTGGAAGCTGACTGTCCCGGCCTTCACGCTCTGGAACGTGGGCCTCACCTACCGGTGGAAGCAAGGCGCGCACGCCGACCACACGCTGCGCCTCAACGTGAACAACGTCTTCGACAAGGATTACCTGAAGGTGAGCAAGAACATCGGCGACCCGCGCGGCATCTACCTGAGCTACACGCTCGGATTCTCCGGCCTGCTCACGCACTGA
- a CDS encoding TonB-dependent receptor, which produces MNTPNNSCWRRDGSRLLAPAVLALFAASAAWAQSTPSAGTGDTVKLEKFTVTGSFIPQTSAEPIAPVAIFTEADIRASGAMTPIEALRSLPSFVSSGANSNENDSNGGSGAAFVSLRGQGAAQTLVLLDGRPAGSQANINMLPIEAIARIEVLRDGAGIIYGSAAIGGAVNVILKKHYSGLTVDIGGEAATRKPGTADRLTASFITGVSNDKTSIVVTGSFYNKRTLYAGDRPNSANADNRRFGGTNGGSPTFAGNVTSAALGTVVLKPGFSMTATPTSSADYVTMDQNTFSSNQLFNFRQYSPSAPGQKRNSLYFDINHQIAGKALEFFGDFFYSQLRSLNGLAPAPFALDSEPAGGGVSVGSLSHWGPYNQLLGAFALGDDNGDLIRYRSVELNNRTNEQVFNDFKYIVGLRGEIGSTGWSWEAAYTVDNQQFRQLDAGVPSLPVLDQQVQLGNFNPFALAFSTGSATIGGVTYNWDNAKALKAAETHARQLTDSVGTTWNAKVTGTVAELPAGPLGLAAGYEYTKGSSTFDADSLYASGSVLGLNAFATHDYTENLGRSVFAEIKVPLLSKKNNLPFVNDLSVGALARRENQTVRGTNSATGLFDSRTFTKTNPSVNLQFSPHEDYKIRGSWSKGFLAPTAATVFAPTATSNPTIADPLGFPTLAQQTIVIRGNSALQPAESKAWSVGLVAQPKNLLKNFSLTVDYYAIDVSGIIANNANAILAANAAGQGPGFIPGNAATINPNAPFASQIRRRADGRLNNAGSFVAAFPGVTAKGAVLSDFLNIASREVSGLEYTATYVWNTADMGRFTFVAQANQFLKFDQQNAPGLPKVSYLGKFVSTVGNPISPGSIPKWKSNTSVRWAWKDLTAMLTFNHIASYQDDPLFVLSPKMLAFYQAGTPKSDPAFAAYLADSTQLKVGGFRMISAFDTFDAQVSYKFANLSHYLQGLTLTVGANNILDKLAPYAAGAFNDSYDTRTANNYGRIVYASLRKEF; this is translated from the coding sequence ATGAACACACCAAACAACTCCTGCTGGCGGCGGGACGGGTCGCGCCTTTTGGCACCGGCCGTCCTGGCGCTGTTCGCGGCTTCCGCCGCTTGGGCCCAGTCCACTCCTAGCGCCGGCACCGGCGACACGGTGAAGCTCGAAAAATTCACCGTCACGGGCTCCTTCATTCCCCAGACCTCGGCCGAGCCGATCGCCCCGGTGGCGATCTTCACCGAAGCCGACATCCGCGCCAGCGGCGCGATGACCCCGATCGAGGCCCTGCGCAGCCTGCCGTCCTTTGTCAGCAGCGGCGCCAACTCGAACGAGAACGACTCCAACGGCGGCAGCGGCGCCGCGTTCGTCAGCCTCCGCGGCCAGGGCGCCGCGCAGACCCTCGTGCTGCTGGACGGCCGGCCGGCGGGCAGCCAGGCCAACATCAACATGCTCCCGATCGAGGCCATCGCGCGGATCGAGGTGCTGCGCGACGGTGCGGGCATCATCTACGGTTCCGCCGCCATCGGCGGCGCCGTGAACGTCATCCTGAAGAAGCACTATTCCGGCCTGACGGTGGACATCGGCGGCGAGGCCGCGACGCGCAAGCCCGGCACGGCCGACCGGCTGACGGCGTCCTTCATCACCGGTGTGTCCAATGACAAGACCTCGATCGTCGTGACGGGCAGCTTCTACAACAAGCGCACGCTCTACGCCGGCGACCGGCCGAACTCCGCCAACGCCGACAACCGCCGCTTTGGCGGCACCAACGGCGGCTCGCCGACCTTTGCCGGTAACGTCACTTCCGCGGCCTTGGGCACCGTCGTGTTGAAGCCCGGCTTCAGCATGACGGCGACGCCCACCTCGTCGGCCGATTACGTGACGATGGACCAGAACACGTTCAGCTCGAACCAGCTGTTCAATTTCCGCCAGTATTCGCCCTCGGCCCCCGGCCAGAAGCGCAACTCGCTCTACTTCGACATCAACCACCAGATCGCGGGCAAGGCGTTGGAGTTCTTCGGCGACTTCTTCTACTCGCAACTGCGCTCGCTCAACGGCCTGGCCCCGGCGCCCTTCGCGCTTGATTCCGAGCCCGCCGGCGGCGGCGTGTCCGTCGGCAGCCTCAGCCACTGGGGCCCTTACAACCAGCTGCTGGGGGCCTTCGCGCTCGGCGACGACAATGGCGATCTCATCCGCTACCGCTCGGTCGAGCTCAACAACCGCACGAACGAGCAGGTCTTCAACGACTTCAAATACATCGTCGGCCTGCGCGGCGAGATCGGCAGCACCGGCTGGAGCTGGGAGGCCGCCTACACCGTCGACAACCAGCAGTTCCGCCAGCTGGACGCCGGCGTGCCCTCCCTGCCGGTGCTCGACCAGCAGGTGCAGCTGGGCAATTTCAATCCGTTCGCCCTGGCCTTTTCCACGGGCAGCGCGACCATCGGCGGCGTCACCTACAACTGGGACAACGCGAAGGCGCTCAAGGCGGCCGAGACCCATGCGCGGCAGCTGACCGATTCGGTCGGCACGACCTGGAACGCGAAGGTCACCGGCACGGTGGCCGAACTTCCGGCCGGCCCGCTCGGCCTGGCCGCCGGTTATGAATACACCAAGGGTAGCAGCACCTTCGACGCCGATTCGCTTTATGCCTCCGGCTCGGTGCTCGGCCTGAATGCCTTCGCGACGCACGACTACACCGAGAATCTGGGCCGTTCCGTCTTCGCCGAAATCAAGGTTCCGTTGCTTTCGAAGAAGAACAACCTGCCCTTCGTCAACGATCTCTCGGTCGGCGCGCTTGCCCGCCGGGAAAATCAGACGGTCCGCGGCACCAATTCCGCCACCGGGTTGTTTGACTCCCGCACCTTCACCAAGACCAACCCGAGCGTAAATCTCCAGTTCTCGCCGCACGAGGACTACAAGATCCGCGGCAGCTGGAGCAAGGGCTTCCTGGCCCCGACCGCCGCCACCGTCTTTGCCCCGACGGCCACGAGCAATCCGACGATCGCCGATCCGCTCGGCTTTCCGACGCTCGCGCAGCAGACCATCGTCATCCGCGGCAACTCCGCGCTCCAACCCGCCGAATCCAAGGCCTGGTCGGTCGGGCTGGTTGCCCAGCCGAAGAACCTGCTGAAGAACTTCAGCCTCACGGTGGACTATTACGCGATCGATGTGTCCGGCATCATCGCCAACAATGCCAACGCCATCCTCGCGGCCAACGCCGCCGGCCAGGGCCCGGGCTTCATCCCCGGCAACGCGGCGACGATCAACCCGAACGCGCCGTTTGCCTCGCAGATCCGCCGGCGGGCCGACGGCCGGTTGAACAATGCCGGCAGCTTCGTGGCCGCATTTCCCGGGGTGACCGCGAAGGGAGCGGTGCTCTCCGACTTCCTGAACATCGCCTCGCGCGAAGTTTCCGGTCTGGAATACACCGCCACTTACGTCTGGAACACCGCCGACATGGGCCGCTTCACGTTCGTGGCGCAGGCGAACCAGTTCCTGAAGTTCGACCAGCAGAACGCCCCCGGCCTGCCAAAGGTCAGCTATCTCGGCAAGTTCGTGAGCACGGTGGGCAACCCGATCTCCCCCGGCAGCATTCCGAAGTGGAAGAGCAACACCAGCGTCCGCTGGGCCTGGAAGGACCTCACGGCCATGCTGACGTTCAACCACATCGCCTCCTACCAGGACGACCCGCTCTTCGTGCTGTCGCCCAAGATGCTCGCCTTCTACCAGGCCGGCACCCCGAAGTCCGATCCGGCGTTCGCGGCCTACCTGGCGGACAGCACGCAGCTCAAGGTCGGCGGTTTCCGGATGATATCCGCGTTCGACACGTTCGACGCCCAGGTCAGCTACAAATTCGCCAACCTGAGCCACTACCTGCAGGGTCTGACGCTCACCGTGGGAGCGAACAACATCCTGGATAAGCTGGCCCCGTATGCGGCCGGCGCGTTCAACGACAGCTACGACACCCGCACGGCCAACAACTACGGCCGCATCGTCTACGCCAGCCTCCGCAAGGAGTTCTGA
- a CDS encoding NPCBM/NEW2 domain-containing protein, whose protein sequence is MKRSFLLLLLAMARLSAETVPLAAVVNIRDADYEHARPVPDQSAKNSPLVIAGRAYPKGLGTQADNRTAVELNGATRFTAFAGVDDATESALPVHLEVQVDGQTAWQQEMKKGEAAAAIDLDVRGKKTLVLICRDLGNNYTQALADWADAQFTVEGDKPKSVFPPAIAEEYVILTPKAPAAPRLNGARVFGVRPGHPFFYQIPATGERPMKFSAEDLPAGLTLDAATGRITGAIAAPGTHRVTLRATNAHGTDTQPWRIEVGEKIALTPAMGWNSWNCWGVSVDQEKVLASARAIVAQGLVEHGWSYINIDDTWQGARPGPAHALQANGKFPDLKKFCDELHAMGLKAGIYSTPWITSYAGYPGGSADNPAGDWVKPPSPKQPNRKIKPWHLGDHSFAAVDAQQWAEWGIDYLKYDWNPNEAPETKEMADALRASGRDIVYSLSNNAPFANAAALAALANSWRTTGDIRDAWGNVRNIWSQQEKWREFAGPGHWNDPDMLVIGPVDVGSGRSIRPSRLTPNEQYTHITLWCLLSAPLLIGCPVEKADDFTLSLLTNDEVLAIDQDELGRPARQLIVDGRKQVYVKELADGSRAIGFFNLAQETQKISVTWAQLGLAQPARARDLWRQQDIILSGDGFVAGVPRHGTCLIRVWPAR, encoded by the coding sequence ATGAAGCGGTCCTTCCTGCTCCTCCTCCTGGCGATGGCGCGGCTTTCCGCCGAGACCGTGCCGCTGGCCGCCGTCGTCAACATCCGCGACGCCGACTACGAGCACGCGCGCCCGGTGCCCGACCAAAGCGCGAAAAACTCGCCGCTGGTCATCGCCGGCCGGGCCTACCCCAAGGGGCTCGGCACGCAGGCCGACAACCGCACGGCCGTCGAGCTGAACGGCGCCACGCGTTTCACGGCGTTCGCCGGGGTGGACGACGCCACCGAGTCGGCGCTGCCGGTCCACCTCGAGGTGCAGGTCGACGGCCAGACGGCCTGGCAGCAGGAAATGAAGAAGGGCGAGGCCGCCGCCGCCATCGATCTCGACGTGCGCGGCAAGAAGACGCTCGTCCTCATCTGCCGCGACCTTGGCAACAACTATACCCAGGCGCTGGCCGACTGGGCCGACGCGCAATTCACCGTCGAGGGGGACAAGCCAAAATCGGTCTTTCCGCCGGCCATCGCCGAGGAATATGTCATTCTCACCCCGAAGGCCCCGGCCGCGCCGCGCCTCAACGGCGCGCGGGTGTTCGGCGTGCGGCCCGGCCACCCGTTCTTCTACCAGATCCCCGCGACCGGCGAGCGGCCGATGAAATTCTCGGCCGAAGACCTGCCCGCCGGGCTGACACTCGACGCCGCGACCGGCCGCATCACCGGCGCGATCGCGGCGCCCGGCACCCACCGGGTCACGCTCCGCGCGACCAACGCCCACGGCACCGACACGCAGCCGTGGCGCATCGAGGTCGGGGAAAAAATCGCGCTTACGCCGGCAATGGGCTGGAACAGCTGGAACTGCTGGGGCGTGTCGGTCGACCAGGAGAAGGTGCTCGCCTCCGCCCGCGCCATCGTGGCCCAAGGTTTGGTCGAGCACGGCTGGTCTTATATCAACATCGACGACACCTGGCAGGGCGCGCGCCCGGGCCCGGCCCACGCGCTGCAGGCGAACGGAAAATTTCCCGACCTGAAGAAATTCTGCGACGAGCTCCACGCCATGGGCCTGAAGGCCGGCATCTATTCCACGCCGTGGATCACCAGTTATGCCGGTTATCCCGGTGGCAGCGCGGACAACCCGGCGGGTGACTGGGTCAAGCCGCCGTCGCCGAAGCAGCCCAACCGCAAGATCAAGCCCTGGCATCTCGGCGACCACTCGTTCGCCGCGGTCGATGCGCAGCAATGGGCGGAGTGGGGCATCGATTACCTCAAATACGACTGGAATCCCAACGAGGCGCCCGAGACCAAGGAAATGGCGGACGCCCTGCGCGCTTCGGGCCGCGACATCGTCTACAGCCTGTCGAACAACGCGCCCTTCGCCAACGCCGCCGCACTGGCCGCGCTCGCCAACTCCTGGCGCACGACCGGGGACATCCGCGACGCCTGGGGCAACGTCCGCAACATCTGGTCCCAGCAGGAAAAATGGCGCGAGTTCGCCGGCCCCGGCCACTGGAACGACCCCGACATGCTCGTCATCGGCCCGGTTGATGTCGGCAGCGGCAGGAGCATCCGTCCCTCGCGCCTGACGCCCAACGAGCAATACACCCACATCACCCTCTGGTGCCTCCTGTCCGCGCCGCTGCTCATCGGCTGCCCGGTCGAGAAGGCGGACGACTTCACCCTCAGCCTGCTCACGAACGACGAGGTGCTGGCGATCGACCAGGACGAGCTCGGCCGGCCGGCGCGGCAGCTCATCGTCGACGGGCGCAAGCAGGTCTATGTGAAGGAACTCGCCGACGGTTCACGCGCCATCGGCTTCTTCAACCTCGCGCAGGAAACGCAGAAAATTTCCGTTACCTGGGCGCAGCTCGGGCTCGCCCAGCCCGCGCGGGCGCGCGACCTCTGGCGCCAGCAGGATATCATACTGTCAGGCGACGGATTTGTTGCCGGGGTGCCGCGTCATGGCACATGCTTGATCCGCGTCTGGCCCGCCCGATAA
- a CDS encoding histidine kinase: protein MPETRRLNWRVVLGLWTALGFLLILQSYVTTAADGRAFTLTEHAYTWVAQMYRAWLWALLTPLIFRLRRDLNRRHQSVAVIGALHFLGALTVLAVGNVVRIWAIEISFGYWKLEYLSLKSVYSQLSVYTLIDFYIYWAVLLVAYVTDVNWQKRQVELREERLRTQLAQAELAALKQQVQPHFLFNSLNAVAALMREGESAKAVEALALLSTLLRQLMNHAGRPEIELWREFDYAQCYLSVEQVRFEDKLVPHFDADEECLNALVPTLILQPLVENAVKHGIAQRRTPGRVSVTARRAGGRLRLQVANDPAEGGHHVREGESHGIGLSATRTRLERTFGPHHRLDCAINGPDGTVITLELPWHPAPAA, encoded by the coding sequence ATGCCTGAAACCCGCCGGCTCAACTGGCGCGTCGTCCTCGGTCTGTGGACCGCGCTGGGCTTCTTGCTGATCCTGCAATCGTATGTCACGACGGCGGCGGACGGCCGTGCCTTCACCTTGACCGAGCACGCCTACACCTGGGTGGCGCAAATGTATCGGGCCTGGCTCTGGGCGCTGCTGACCCCACTCATCTTTCGGTTGCGGCGCGACCTCAACCGCCGCCACCAGAGCGTCGCCGTCATCGGTGCGCTGCACTTCCTCGGGGCGCTGACCGTCCTGGCGGTGGGCAACGTGGTGCGCATCTGGGCGATCGAAATCAGCTTTGGCTACTGGAAGCTGGAATACCTCTCGCTCAAGTCGGTCTACAGCCAGCTCAGCGTCTACACCCTGATCGACTTTTACATCTACTGGGCGGTGCTGCTCGTGGCGTATGTGACGGACGTCAACTGGCAGAAGCGCCAGGTAGAGTTGCGCGAGGAGCGGCTGCGCACCCAGCTGGCCCAGGCCGAGCTGGCCGCGCTCAAACAGCAGGTGCAGCCGCATTTCCTCTTCAACTCGCTCAACGCCGTCGCCGCGCTCATGCGCGAGGGCGAGTCGGCCAAGGCCGTCGAGGCGCTCGCGCTCCTCTCCACGCTGCTCCGCCAGCTGATGAACCACGCCGGCCGGCCCGAGATCGAGCTCTGGCGGGAGTTCGACTACGCCCAGTGCTACCTTTCGGTCGAGCAGGTGCGTTTCGAGGACAAGCTCGTGCCGCACTTCGACGCCGACGAGGAGTGCCTCAACGCCCTCGTGCCCACGCTGATCCTCCAGCCGCTGGTGGAGAACGCCGTGAAGCACGGCATCGCCCAGCGCCGCACGCCGGGGCGCGTCTCCGTCACCGCCCGGCGCGCCGGCGGCCGGCTGCGCCTGCAGGTGGCCAACGACCCGGCCGAGGGCGGCCACCACGTTCGCGAGGGGGAGAGCCACGGCATCGGCCTGAGCGCCACCCGCACCCGGCTGGAGCGCACGTTCGGCCCCCACCACCGGCTGGACTGCGCGATCAACGGACCCGACGGCACCGTCATCACCCTCGAGCTGCCGTGGCACCCGGCGCCCGCAGCCTGA
- a CDS encoding LacI family DNA-binding transcriptional regulator, which translates to MSSLVTMKTIAAQAGVTQATVSMCLANNPRIPPATRTRIQAVAERLGYRPNPYVSALMRIRRQGRAHREMPVIALVNGLDDPAAWRQTAPPTVRLMLEGAVERAALRGYRTQEFWLHQDGMSPERFSGMLHARGIHGLLLGPLAYGAPTPALRWEHFASVRLGVPLPALTITTVCNDHYFSSLQVVRECHKLGYRRPGLVALHSHLERFHGRWDGGIGVGRQLLAGLKPVHSLLLENWDQLDPMAAWLKREQPDVIVSPSADVLQPHLKRLGWRVPGDVGLASLACPKQGHALSGIWQNGALIGATGMDTLISMLERNERGLPTQAHTVMVEGIWNPGRSLQAV; encoded by the coding sequence ATGAGCAGCCTTGTGACGATGAAGACGATCGCGGCGCAGGCGGGCGTGACCCAGGCCACCGTCTCGATGTGCCTGGCGAACAACCCCCGTATCCCGCCCGCGACCCGCACCCGCATCCAGGCGGTGGCCGAGCGCCTCGGCTACCGCCCCAATCCCTACGTGTCGGCGCTGATGCGCATCCGCCGGCAGGGCCGGGCTCACCGCGAGATGCCCGTGATCGCGCTGGTCAACGGCCTCGACGATCCCGCGGCGTGGCGCCAGACCGCCCCGCCCACGGTGCGCCTGATGCTCGAGGGCGCGGTGGAGCGCGCCGCCCTGCGCGGTTACCGCACCCAGGAATTCTGGCTGCATCAGGACGGCATGTCGCCCGAGCGCTTCAGCGGGATGCTGCATGCCCGGGGCATTCACGGCCTGCTGCTCGGGCCGCTCGCCTACGGCGCCCCGACCCCGGCGCTGCGGTGGGAGCACTTCGCCTCCGTCCGCCTGGGCGTGCCGTTGCCCGCCCTGACCATCACCACGGTGTGCAATGACCATTACTTCTCCTCCCTGCAGGTGGTGCGCGAGTGCCACAAGCTGGGCTACCGCCGGCCCGGCTTGGTGGCGCTGCACAGCCACCTCGAGCGGTTTCACGGCCGGTGGGACGGCGGCATCGGGGTCGGCCGCCAACTGCTCGCGGGGCTCAAGCCCGTCCACTCCCTGCTCCTCGAGAACTGGGACCAGCTCGACCCGATGGCCGCGTGGCTCAAGCGCGAACAGCCCGACGTCATCGTCTCGCCCTCCGCCGATGTGCTGCAGCCTCACCTCAAGCGTCTCGGCTGGCGCGTGCCCGGCGACGTCGGCCTGGCCTCGCTGGCCTGTCCGAAACAGGGGCACGCCTTGAGTGGTATCTGGCAGAACGGCGCGCTTATCGGCGCAACGGGGATGGACACGCTCATCAGCATGCTTGAGCGCAATGAGCGCGGGCTGCCCACCCAGGCGCACACCGTCATGGTCGAGGGCATCTGGAACCCCGGCCGGAGCCTGCAGGCGGTTTAA
- a CDS encoding LytTR family DNA-binding domain-containing protein, which translates to MDRIKTLIIDDEKPARRALRGLLEKDHALEVVGEAADGEQALELIRRLRPQLIFLDVQMPMLTGLEMIEQLPPAGRPEIIFVTAYDNHALTAFNLHAVDYLVKPFTDTRFAAAVERAKQRLHDGHLSSAEQTLRALLAHFQSAGGVAAPPANEHARLVVKADGQLHFLNQRDIRWVEGQGDFVKIHLKDRGRLLVRMTMNKIDEALDPGQFVRIHKSTIVNLSGVRRVVPMMARSRGMELDDGTKLTIGPSYRAVLDRLK; encoded by the coding sequence ATGGACCGCATCAAGACCCTCATCATTGACGACGAAAAGCCCGCGCGTCGCGCCCTGCGCGGCCTGCTGGAAAAGGACCACGCCCTCGAAGTCGTGGGCGAGGCCGCCGACGGCGAGCAGGCGCTCGAGCTCATCCGCCGGCTGCGCCCGCAGCTCATCTTCCTGGACGTGCAGATGCCGATGCTCACCGGCCTCGAGATGATCGAGCAGCTGCCCCCGGCCGGCCGGCCGGAGATCATCTTTGTCACGGCCTACGACAACCACGCCCTCACCGCCTTCAACCTGCACGCCGTGGACTACCTGGTGAAGCCGTTCACCGACACGCGTTTCGCGGCGGCGGTCGAGCGCGCCAAGCAGCGGTTGCACGATGGACACCTCAGCTCCGCGGAGCAGACGCTGCGCGCGCTGCTGGCGCACTTCCAGTCGGCCGGCGGGGTCGCCGCGCCGCCGGCCAACGAGCACGCCCGCCTGGTGGTGAAGGCCGACGGCCAGCTGCACTTCCTCAACCAGCGCGACATCCGCTGGGTGGAGGGGCAGGGGGACTTCGTGAAGATCCACCTCAAGGATCGTGGCCGGCTGCTCGTGCGCATGACGATGAACAAGATCGACGAGGCGCTCGACCCGGGGCAGTTCGTCCGCATTCACAAGTCCACCATCGTCAACCTGTCCGGCGTGCGCCGGGTGGTGCCGATGATGGCGCGCAGTCGCGGCATGGAACTTGACGACGGCACCAAGCTGACCATCGGCCCGAGCTACCGCGCCGTGCTGGACCGTTTGAAGTGA